One part of the Flavobacterium johnsoniae UW101 genome encodes these proteins:
- the ureB gene encoding urease subunit beta, which produces MIPGEYFISKGDIECNVDRKTTKIKVINTGDRPIQVGSHCHFFEINRMMSFDRSEAFGMRLNIAAGTAVRFEPGEEKEVELVAFSGARRAFGINNIVNGDTTLEINKQHSLAKLKTENFKNK; this is translated from the coding sequence ATGATTCCGGGAGAATATTTTATCAGTAAGGGAGACATTGAGTGTAATGTTGACCGAAAAACAACTAAAATAAAAGTAATCAACACAGGTGACCGTCCAATACAAGTAGGATCTCACTGCCATTTTTTTGAAATCAATCGTATGATGAGTTTCGATCGCAGTGAAGCTTTTGGAATGCGTCTTAACATTGCCGCCGGAACAGCAGTTCGTTTTGAACCCGGCGAAGAAAAAGAAGTAGAATTAGTTGCATTTAGTGGAGCAAGACGTGCATTTGGTATCAACAATATCGTGAACGGAGATACTACACTAGAAATAAACAAACAACATAGTTTGGCAAAACTGAAAACTGAAAACTTTAAAAATAAATAA
- the ureA gene encoding urease subunit gamma encodes MHLTPRESEKLLLHLAGELAAKRKARGLKLNYPETIAYISSHLLEAARDGKSVAELMNYGATLLTRDDVMEGIAEMIHDVQIEATFPDGTKLVTVHSPIR; translated from the coding sequence ATGCATCTTACACCAAGAGAGAGTGAAAAACTGCTATTGCATCTAGCCGGAGAGTTAGCGGCAAAAAGAAAGGCAAGAGGTCTTAAATTAAATTACCCAGAAACGATTGCTTATATCAGCAGTCATTTACTGGAGGCAGCAAGAGACGGAAAATCAGTAGCAGAACTGATGAATTATGGAGCTACCCTGCTGACCAGAGATGATGTTATGGAAGGTATTGCTGAGATGATACATGATGTTCAAATCGAGGCAACATTTCCTGACGGAACTAAATTAGTTACAGTTCACAGTCCTATTCGTTAA
- a CDS encoding glycosyltransferase, whose amino-acid sequence MESETIISKQFYTGSNSADVQISPSIFKINNNSTKKHIERPKSAFGFMILAGTFLLLLTGAFFVFQFQPDFDQLHLERLNSTGGIIFLAVTVALFLFKGGMFLYNLYLYFKYKPIESVSDELLPTCTVIVPAYNEGKLVYETLMSLAESDFPAHKLELLAIDDGSKDDTWYWIQQAKIKLGDRVSIFQQPQNKGKRHALYRGFNLGKGEVFVTVDSDSIVKKDTLRNLVSPFVVDEKCGAVAGNVQVLNNEKAILPKMLNVSFVMSFEFMRSAESSLGSVLCTPGALAAYRRNAVFACLPEWIDQTFMGQPSDIGEDRAMTNMILKQGHHVLFQRNAYVLTNVPEDYKGLYKMFIRWGRSNVRENIMMAKYVWKDFRKESKVGARLLFTEQSIRIIMTYPFFIFMFYFIATHPLLFISSALLGILIVSSFSVLFYAKRYSFTEAFWAYSYSVFYTFGLFWIAPYSIITAHKRGWLTRG is encoded by the coding sequence ATGGAAAGCGAAACAATTATCTCGAAACAATTTTACACTGGCAGCAATAGCGCCGATGTACAAATAAGCCCTTCTATTTTTAAAATAAACAACAACTCAACCAAAAAACATATTGAAAGACCAAAAAGTGCTTTCGGATTTATGATCCTTGCAGGTACATTTTTGTTACTGCTGACCGGAGCTTTTTTCGTTTTTCAATTTCAGCCGGATTTTGATCAGCTTCATTTAGAAAGATTAAATTCTACAGGCGGAATTATTTTTCTTGCCGTAACGGTAGCATTATTTCTTTTTAAAGGCGGTATGTTTCTTTACAATTTATACCTTTATTTTAAATACAAACCAATTGAATCAGTTTCTGATGAATTACTGCCAACTTGTACCGTGATTGTTCCGGCTTACAACGAAGGAAAATTGGTTTACGAAACTTTAATGAGTTTAGCAGAAAGTGATTTCCCAGCACACAAATTAGAGCTTTTAGCTATTGATGATGGAAGTAAAGATGATACATGGTACTGGATTCAGCAGGCTAAAATTAAATTGGGAGATCGTGTTTCAATTTTTCAACAACCTCAAAATAAAGGTAAACGCCACGCATTATACCGTGGATTTAACTTAGGAAAAGGAGAAGTTTTTGTAACAGTTGATAGTGATTCAATTGTGAAAAAAGATACTTTAAGAAACTTAGTAAGCCCGTTTGTTGTTGACGAAAAATGCGGTGCCGTTGCAGGAAATGTTCAGGTTTTGAACAACGAAAAAGCAATTCTGCCAAAAATGCTTAATGTAAGTTTTGTAATGAGTTTTGAGTTCATGCGTTCTGCAGAAAGTTCGTTAGGTTCAGTACTTTGTACTCCGGGAGCTTTGGCTGCTTACAGAAGAAATGCCGTTTTTGCCTGTCTGCCAGAATGGATCGACCAGACTTTTATGGGACAGCCGTCTGATATTGGTGAAGACCGTGCCATGACAAATATGATCTTAAAACAAGGACACCATGTATTGTTTCAGCGTAATGCTTATGTTTTAACAAATGTTCCTGAAGATTACAAAGGTTTATACAAAATGTTCATTAGATGGGGAAGAAGTAATGTTCGTGAGAATATTATGATGGCAAAATACGTTTGGAAAGATTTTAGAAAAGAATCTAAAGTTGGAGCAAGATTATTGTTTACAGAACAGTCTATCAGAATCATCATGACGTATCCTTTCTTTATCTTTATGTTCTATTTTATTGCAACGCATCCATTATTATTTATTAGTTCAGCGTTATTAGGAATATTAATTGTATCAAGCTTTTCAGTATTGTTTTATGCAAAAAGATATTCTTTTACAGAAGCATTCTGGGCGTATTCATATAGTGTTTTCTACACTTTCGGATTGTTTTGGATCGCTCCGTATTCAATCATTACAGCTCATAAAAGAGGCTGGCTGACTAGAGGTTAA
- a CDS encoding response regulator: MNKQIYNILLADDDEDDCSFFEEALDELSLATTLVTVNDGVQLMDFLADKSGNDLPDILFLDLNMPRKNGSECLTEIRQIEKLKDFPIVIFSTSLDSEIVDVMYDKDATYYIRKPGDFSKLKSVIENALITASENNFKKPARAHFIIQP, translated from the coding sequence ATGAACAAACAGATTTACAACATTTTACTAGCTGATGACGACGAGGACGACTGCTCTTTTTTTGAAGAAGCTTTAGATGAATTATCGCTTGCCACAACTCTTGTAACTGTAAATGACGGAGTTCAATTAATGGACTTTCTGGCAGATAAATCTGGAAATGATTTACCTGATATTCTTTTTTTAGATTTGAATATGCCTAGAAAAAACGGTTCAGAATGTCTTACAGAAATTAGACAGATTGAAAAACTAAAAGATTTTCCGATAGTAATTTTTTCGACTTCTCTCGACAGCGAAATCGTAGACGTTATGTACGATAAAGATGCTACATATTATATTCGCAAACCCGGCGATTTTTCAAAATTAAAATCGGTTATAGAAAATGCCCTTATTACTGCCTCCGAAAATAATTTCAAAAAACCTGCACGAGCACATTTTATAATTCAACCCTAA
- a CDS encoding PAS domain S-box protein gives MSHANKEHYFLADGGEMGELIRSKDWSKTPIGDPENWPQSLRTITSVMLNNPFGMYIAWGNEFTQLYNDAFRKIIGSDKHPDALGNSPEKTFSEIWHITNPMFEEVMNGKSISFPDFVVPLNRNGVVETCYFDFSYSPIRIENGKVGGILVTVIETTAKKKAADLLKEKNERFKNNIMQAPLAMCIFRGKDHIVEIANEKMIQLWGTTSEKVLNKSIFEVLPEIKDQGLEELIQNVYTTGKKFIANERLVELSRDGKTEHTYVNFIYEALTECTGSISGVVAIAIEVTDQVEARSKLQQSEQKIRQLVENAPFPIGVYVGREMRIELANDSIIKVWGKGPDVIGKSYREILPELNNQSVFEQVESVLNTGKSFHNKNARIDIMINNKLETFYFNYSFTPLFDTNEKVYAVMNTAADVTDLHLASKKIEIADKRFRDTVKQAPLGITILRGPEYIVESANEAYLKLVDKEENSFVGKPLFDSLPEVRETVDSLLKNVLTTGIPYHGNEVPVPLNRYGKQGIWYFDFLYYPLREEDGEITGIIVTVTEVSEKVDARKKIEQNEDRLNIIVEASELGTWDLNVKTGELHYSQRYLEILGNYKDPIILSHEEILKHLHPDDMQIRNAAFKEAILSGNLHYEARIIWPDNSIHWVEGKGKVFYDKNDNPDKLIGTVRDITSEKNHQQELEQSEKRFRNLVMQSPIPKAILKGSDMVIEIANLALLKNIWKKKESDVQGKKLLEIFPELSSQKYGRILNEVYLSGEVHSEIESPILINGDDGEHLFYIDFEYAPMYDTDNSISGIRATIVDVTEKVQARNKIAESEKRFRSLTESIPQLIWETDEKGNGLFASGKWAEYTGIKPTGDAEWKSMIHPEDFKENIKIWNHSLHTGQVFRSDVRVLRKDGSYRWHTVLGEPVLDADNKIVKWVGAFTDIHTEKAFTNELEQQVTARTRELSQMYESLKKSEERYHLMVEEVQDYAILYLSRDGIVENWNIGAEKIKGYKAQEITGKYFGIFYTPEDQKNNIPSTLLELAREKGRAVQQGWRVRKNGTLFWASVVITAIHNKDNEVIGFSKVTHDLTEKKRADDKIKLNALELEQKNAELEHMNKELQSFAYISSHDLQEPLRKIQTFASQIIEKEFENLSDSGKDKFQRMQNAAKRMQTLIHDLLSYSRTNIQDRTFEQTSLSKIIEEVKEDLREELEQKNAVIESNEIADVSIIPFQFRQLLYNLVSNSLKFSKPDVPALIKIESKIAKGSEFEEKSLESETQYCHIKVSDNGIGFEPQYSKKIFDVFQRLHGRDQYNGTGIGLAIVKKIVENHNGIITAKGEQNQGASFDIYIPVS, from the coding sequence ATGAGCCACGCCAATAAGGAACATTATTTTTTAGCCGATGGCGGAGAAATGGGCGAATTAATACGCTCCAAAGACTGGAGCAAAACTCCCATAGGTGATCCTGAAAACTGGCCTCAAAGTCTGCGTACCATAACTTCGGTAATGCTCAATAACCCGTTTGGAATGTATATAGCGTGGGGAAATGAATTTACGCAGTTATACAATGATGCTTTTCGTAAAATTATTGGTTCAGATAAACATCCTGATGCTTTAGGAAATTCTCCAGAAAAAACATTTTCTGAAATCTGGCATATTACAAATCCCATGTTTGAGGAAGTAATGAACGGAAAATCAATCAGTTTTCCAGATTTTGTTGTTCCGCTAAACAGAAATGGCGTTGTTGAAACCTGTTATTTCGATTTTTCTTATTCACCAATACGAATAGAAAATGGCAAAGTAGGCGGTATTTTAGTAACCGTAATTGAAACTACTGCAAAGAAAAAAGCTGCTGATCTTTTAAAAGAAAAAAATGAGCGTTTTAAAAACAACATCATGCAGGCGCCATTGGCAATGTGTATTTTTAGAGGAAAAGATCATATTGTAGAAATTGCCAACGAAAAAATGATACAGCTCTGGGGAACCACTTCAGAAAAAGTACTCAACAAATCTATTTTTGAAGTTCTGCCCGAAATTAAAGATCAGGGATTAGAAGAGCTTATTCAAAACGTTTACACAACCGGAAAAAAGTTTATTGCCAATGAACGTTTGGTTGAGCTTTCTCGAGATGGAAAAACAGAACATACTTATGTCAATTTTATTTATGAAGCCTTAACCGAATGTACCGGAAGTATTTCGGGCGTTGTCGCTATTGCAATAGAAGTTACAGATCAGGTTGAAGCCCGATCAAAATTACAGCAAAGTGAACAAAAAATCAGACAGCTTGTAGAAAATGCTCCTTTTCCTATTGGAGTTTATGTTGGCAGAGAAATGCGTATCGAACTTGCCAACGATTCTATCATAAAAGTATGGGGAAAAGGTCCGGATGTTATTGGAAAATCATACAGAGAAATTCTGCCAGAACTTAATAATCAATCGGTTTTTGAACAGGTTGAAAGTGTTTTAAATACCGGAAAATCTTTTCACAACAAAAATGCCCGGATTGATATAATGATTAACAATAAACTAGAAACTTTTTATTTCAATTACAGTTTTACGCCTTTGTTTGACACAAACGAAAAAGTATATGCTGTAATGAACACTGCAGCCGATGTTACTGATTTGCATCTGGCATCTAAAAAAATTGAAATTGCCGATAAACGTTTCCGTGATACCGTAAAACAAGCGCCTCTTGGAATTACAATTCTCCGCGGACCAGAATATATTGTAGAATCAGCAAACGAAGCGTATCTAAAATTAGTTGACAAAGAAGAAAATAGTTTTGTTGGAAAACCTTTGTTTGATTCTCTTCCAGAAGTAAGAGAAACGGTAGATTCTTTATTAAAAAATGTTTTAACAACGGGTATTCCCTATCATGGAAATGAAGTTCCTGTTCCTTTAAATCGATATGGAAAACAAGGAATCTGGTATTTTGATTTTCTGTATTATCCGCTTAGAGAAGAAGACGGCGAAATAACCGGAATTATTGTAACGGTAACAGAAGTAAGCGAAAAAGTCGATGCCCGAAAAAAAATCGAGCAAAACGAAGACCGCTTAAATATTATAGTTGAAGCCAGCGAATTAGGAACCTGGGATTTAAACGTAAAAACCGGCGAACTTCATTATTCTCAAAGATATCTGGAAATTCTGGGCAATTACAAGGATCCTATTATATTATCTCACGAAGAAATATTAAAACACCTGCATCCGGATGATATGCAAATTCGAAATGCAGCTTTTAAAGAAGCTATTTTATCCGGAAATCTTCATTATGAAGCTCGAATTATCTGGCCGGACAATTCTATTCACTGGGTAGAAGGAAAAGGAAAAGTTTTTTATGATAAAAATGATAATCCCGACAAGTTAATTGGAACGGTACGCGATATTACAAGCGAAAAAAATCATCAGCAGGAATTAGAACAAAGCGAAAAAAGATTTAGAAATCTGGTAATGCAGTCCCCTATCCCAAAAGCCATTTTAAAAGGGAGCGATATGGTTATTGAAATAGCCAATTTAGCTTTGCTTAAAAACATTTGGAAGAAAAAAGAAAGCGACGTTCAGGGTAAAAAACTCTTAGAAATTTTTCCGGAACTCTCTTCTCAAAAATATGGCAGAATATTAAATGAAGTATATCTTTCCGGAGAAGTACATTCTGAAATAGAATCTCCTATTCTTATCAATGGCGACGATGGTGAGCATTTGTTTTATATTGATTTTGAATATGCTCCAATGTACGATACCGATAATAGTATATCCGGAATTAGAGCCACAATTGTTGATGTAACAGAAAAAGTCCAGGCACGAAACAAAATCGCCGAAAGCGAAAAGCGTTTCCGTTCTTTAACCGAAAGTATTCCACAGTTAATTTGGGAAACCGATGAAAAAGGAAATGGTTTATTTGCCTCTGGAAAATGGGCTGAATATACCGGAATAAAACCAACTGGCGATGCTGAATGGAAATCTATGATTCATCCCGAAGATTTTAAAGAAAATATAAAAATCTGGAATCATAGTTTGCATACAGGACAAGTTTTTAGATCTGATGTCAGAGTACTTAGAAAAGACGGCAGTTACAGATGGCATACCGTATTGGGTGAACCAGTTTTAGATGCCGATAATAAAATTGTAAAATGGGTTGGCGCCTTTACTGATATTCATACCGAAAAAGCTTTTACAAACGAGCTGGAACAACAAGTTACAGCAAGAACGCGGGAATTAAGCCAAATGTACGAATCGCTTAAAAAAAGCGAAGAACGTTACCATTTAATGGTCGAAGAAGTACAAGATTACGCCATTTTATATTTAAGCCGCGACGGAATAGTAGAAAACTGGAATATTGGTGCTGAAAAAATTAAAGGTTATAAAGCACAGGAAATTACCGGAAAATATTTTGGCATATTTTACACTCCCGAAGATCAAAAAAACAATATTCCAAGTACTTTACTAGAACTCGCCAGAGAAAAAGGAAGAGCAGTTCAGCAAGGCTGGCGCGTGCGCAAAAATGGTACTTTATTTTGGGCCAGTGTAGTAATTACAGCCATTCATAATAAAGATAATGAGGTTATTGGATTCTCAAAAGTAACGCATGACTTAACCGAGAAAAAAAGAGCCGATGATAAAATAAAACTGAATGCTCTCGAACTGGAACAAAAAAATGCAGAACTGGAACACATGAACAAAGAACTTCAGTCCTTTGCTTATATTTCCAGCCATGATTTACAGGAACCGCTTCGAAAAATTCAGACTTTTGCTTCGCAGATTATTGAAAAAGAATTTGAAAATTTATCTGATTCTGGAAAAGATAAATTTCAAAGAATGCAAAATGCGGCTAAACGCATGCAGACTTTAATTCATGATTTGTTATCGTATTCAAGAACAAACATTCAGGATAGAACTTTTGAGCAAACCAGTCTTTCTAAAATTATTGAAGAAGTAAAGGAAGATCTCCGTGAAGAACTCGAACAAAAAAATGCCGTAATTGAAAGTAACGAAATTGCAGATGTAAGTATTATACCATTTCAGTTTAGACAGCTGCTTTATAATCTGGTCAGCAATTCGCTTAAGTTTTCAAAACCAGATGTACCTGCTTTAATAAAAATTGAAAGCAAAATCGCAAAAGGTTCTGAGTTTGAAGAAAAGTCATTAGAAAGTGAAACTCAATATTGCCATATTAAAGTTTCTGACAACGGAATTGGTTTTGAACCGCAGTACAGTAAAAAAATATTTGATGTTTTTCAGCGTTTACATGGACGAGACCAATATAACGGAACCGGAATAGGTCTAGCAATCGTAAAAAAAATTGTTGAAAACCACAACGGAATTATAACTGCCAAAGGCGAACAAAACCAAGGAGCATCTTTTGATATTTATATTCCGGTATCATAA
- a CDS encoding lipocalin family protein, protein MKSRSILFVLALSVGMFATSCSNDDNEGETIVPIQGKYNLRQTGTIINGQEVLVDAPQNQSGCPGDYLDLRLSNTAVMGDYNGSDCALTETTGTYVRSHNDLTITVGNVSSTSDIMNLTNKELKIKDKTTGVITVYSR, encoded by the coding sequence ATGAAAAGTAGAAGTATATTATTCGTATTAGCCTTAAGCGTGGGAATGTTCGCAACATCTTGTAGTAACGATGACAATGAAGGAGAAACAATAGTTCCAATTCAAGGGAAATATAACTTGCGCCAAACAGGGACAATTATTAATGGACAGGAAGTTTTGGTAGATGCACCGCAAAATCAAAGTGGATGTCCTGGAGATTATTTAGATCTAAGATTAAGTAATACTGCTGTAATGGGGGATTATAATGGGTCTGATTGTGCTTTAACAGAAACTACAGGTACTTATGTAAGATCTCATAACGATTTAACGATTACTGTTGGTAATGTAAGTTCAACAAGCGATATCATGAATTTAACTAATAAAGAGTTAAAAATTAAAGACAAAACTACTGGTGTAATTACAGTTTACAGCAGATAG
- a CDS encoding tetratricopeptide repeat-containing sensor histidine kinase — protein MLRSPFFYVVIILSFISCKEKTPALIKPNISKKTAKLMQEKALNELEKSNYNSSFYYFNKSKVIFEAAKDSSNIVFNLLQMATIQQINGDYYGSKETLTEALPFFKKNDDYKAPVNNLFGIADKELSLYDDAVFYYNEALKDAKDEASRQSPLNNIAVIYIKQKKYDKAIKILESILDTKALDEFVKSKSRVMDNLGFAYFKKGIKDKSLQFLNEALKLRIQADDSYGSIGSYLHLAEFYSETDLQKSNKYAEKAYQTASKLNSVDERLKSLAILISNGSGTIYSKKYIAINDSITNIRNNFKNKFAKIKYDSKKEKDENQKLRLEKAENLVALKEAEKDKVILFATIIATLISLVSLGLYLRKRYKHKTRLVAIKTAYNTETRIAKDIHDGLANDVFHAITYTQTQPLTNDNNKENLLQKLDDIYSRVRGISRENNDINTGPNYPNYLKEMLSTYNSPQTNVIINSIEKINWDSVEDLKKIAIQRVLHELMVNMKKHSEASIVVIKFESSSNTLFINYSDNGKGCEKSKIIKNGLQNMEIRILAIKGTITFETEPDKGFKVKITMPK, from the coding sequence ATGCTGCGTTCCCCGTTTTTTTATGTAGTTATTATACTCTCTTTTATTTCTTGCAAAGAGAAAACACCTGCATTGATTAAGCCCAATATCTCCAAAAAAACGGCTAAACTTATGCAGGAAAAAGCACTGAATGAACTTGAAAAAAGTAATTACAACAGCTCATTTTATTATTTTAATAAATCAAAAGTAATATTTGAAGCCGCAAAAGACAGCTCAAATATAGTTTTCAACTTACTTCAAATGGCCACCATTCAACAAATAAATGGTGATTATTATGGCAGTAAAGAGACTTTAACCGAAGCATTACCTTTCTTTAAAAAAAACGATGACTATAAAGCTCCAGTTAATAATCTGTTTGGTATTGCAGACAAAGAACTTTCACTTTATGATGATGCCGTATTTTATTACAATGAAGCTTTAAAAGATGCTAAAGATGAGGCATCAAGACAATCTCCGTTAAACAATATTGCCGTTATTTACATTAAGCAGAAAAAATACGATAAGGCAATTAAAATTTTAGAATCCATTTTAGACACAAAAGCACTTGATGAATTTGTAAAAAGTAAATCGAGAGTTATGGACAATCTTGGATTTGCTTATTTTAAAAAAGGAATTAAGGATAAAAGTCTTCAGTTTCTAAATGAAGCATTAAAATTAAGAATACAAGCTGATGACTCTTATGGAAGTATTGGAAGTTACCTACATCTGGCAGAATTTTACTCAGAAACCGATCTCCAAAAATCAAATAAATATGCTGAAAAGGCCTATCAAACAGCCAGTAAATTAAACAGCGTAGATGAACGTCTAAAATCGCTCGCAATTTTAATTTCTAATGGATCAGGTACAATATATTCAAAAAAATATATAGCAATAAACGACAGCATCACAAATATCCGCAACAACTTTAAAAACAAATTCGCAAAAATTAAATACGATTCGAAAAAGGAAAAAGATGAAAACCAAAAACTTCGACTAGAAAAAGCTGAAAATTTAGTAGCGCTGAAAGAAGCCGAAAAAGATAAAGTAATCTTATTTGCCACCATAATTGCCACTTTAATTTCTCTTGTGTCATTAGGTCTTTATCTAAGAAAACGTTACAAACACAAAACTCGACTTGTTGCTATAAAAACAGCATATAACACCGAAACCCGAATTGCCAAAGACATTCATGACGGATTAGCAAATGATGTTTTTCATGCGATAACATATACACAAACTCAGCCCTTAACCAACGACAATAACAAAGAAAACCTGTTACAAAAACTCGATGATATTTATTCACGAGTACGCGGAATTTCTCGTGAAAATAATGATATCAATACCGGACCTAATTACCCCAATTATTTAAAGGAAATGCTTTCTACCTATAATAGTCCTCAAACAAACGTTATTATTAATAGTATCGAAAAAATAAATTGGGATTCGGTTGAAGATTTAAAAAAGATTGCCATTCAGCGTGTATTACATGAATTAATGGTTAATATGAAAAAACACAGCGAAGCTTCTATCGTTGTTATAAAATTTGAAAGCAGTTCAAATACCTTATTTATAAATTACTCGGATAATGGAAAAGGCTGCGAAAAATCAAAAATTATCAAAAATGGTCTGCAAAATATGGAAATCCGTATTCTAGCCATAAAGGGAACTATTACTTTTGAAACTGAACCAGATAAAGGTTTTAAAGTAAAAATAACAATGCCTAAATAA
- a CDS encoding response regulator has product MFKKVIIAEDIDAMNLGIQQVLKDLNIVNFQHSRFCDDAFLKIRAAIQQNEPYDLLISDLSFKTDHRKSDITSGDELVQKVRELQSDIKIIAYSVEDKSYRIKSLFEDAEIDAFVLKGLNSIEELKKAISIISTSDQKFISPEVASALLEKNNFEIDDVDIKILKYLSAGTSQDEIIEIFKNSDVKPNSKSAMEKRLAKLKDFFKANNTVHLVSITKDMGII; this is encoded by the coding sequence ATGTTTAAAAAAGTAATAATTGCTGAAGATATCGACGCAATGAATTTAGGAATTCAACAAGTTTTAAAAGATTTAAATATTGTCAATTTTCAACATTCCAGATTTTGCGATGATGCATTTCTAAAAATACGCGCTGCAATTCAGCAAAATGAACCTTATGATTTATTAATCAGCGATCTTTCTTTTAAAACAGATCATCGCAAATCTGACATTACCAGTGGAGACGAACTGGTTCAAAAAGTTCGAGAACTGCAGTCGGATATTAAAATCATTGCTTACTCGGTAGAAGATAAAAGTTACCGCATTAAATCACTTTTTGAAGATGCCGAAATAGATGCTTTTGTATTAAAAGGTTTAAATAGTATCGAAGAGTTAAAAAAAGCGATTAGTATTATTTCAACTTCCGATCAAAAATTTATTTCTCCGGAAGTTGCTTCGGCATTACTGGAAAAAAACAATTTCGAAATTGACGATGTCGATATTAAAATTCTAAAATATTTATCAGCCGGAACGTCGCAGGATGAAATTATCGAAATTTTTAAAAACAGCGATGTAAAACCAAACAGTAAAAGTGCCATGGAAAAAAGATTAGCAAAACTCAAAGACTTTTTTAAAGCCAATAATACCGTTCATTTGGTTTCGATTACAAAAGATATGGGAATTATTTAA
- the yidD gene encoding membrane protein insertion efficiency factor YidD — translation MKYLILLIIRLYWFLIPQSSRRKCIFKKSCSHYVFETTRKEGFLKGIKAFQFRYKNCRGNFSIFQNPINNKIQMILPSQIIIEKEEIAERLIT, via the coding sequence ATGAAATATTTAATTCTATTAATTATTCGATTGTATTGGTTTTTAATTCCACAATCGAGCAGAAGAAAATGCATTTTTAAAAAATCTTGTTCCCATTATGTATTTGAAACAACCAGAAAAGAAGGATTCTTAAAAGGCATAAAAGCATTTCAATTTAGATACAAAAACTGTAGAGGAAATTTTTCAATTTTTCAAAATCCAATCAACAACAAAATTCAAATGATTCTTCCTTCACAAATAATAATTGAGAAGGAAGAAATTGCCGAAAGATTAATTACTTAA